GGTTTCCTGCATCAACTCTGTAAACATCAGATGAAATTATTATAATGATGTGAAACTAAATCAACCTTCGGGGTAAAGAGACAGCCACTAAATCACACAGAAAGGGACACATGTGAGCAGGACCACTGTTTGGATAACATACATGCCAATTAATATAGAATTAACAGGTTTTGTTAAACTTAATTTAACAACAATTAATTAACTCTGCACTCGAATGTCCTGCCTGCCTGCACAGAGAACAGCTGTGCACACCACTTGAATTGGGTTGTGTGTTACCAGGTTGTAGTAATAACAGATGGGTTGaaattgtatgtatgtgtgtggatttTGTCCAGCTTGTGTTTCGTACACAGTCTAGCAACTTGGATAACGTCAGACATACAAAAAGTATGGATCCATGTATGatgaatatttataataaaggTTGAGGGCCATGCATATTCCGGGAGAATGCCGGGAGATTACCTAAAATACGCTAGAGTCCAGGGAAAAATGCATCTTGGCAGGTATGATATAACTTGGAAGATTTTAACATTCACAGGGTTTATTTtagcacttttacttttgatacttaaagtcctttttttttttacttaagttaCATTGTCAATGCAAGAATTTTACATGTAACAGAGTATTTTCACTTCAGTAAAGATCTGAATAgttcctccaccacctccccgCTGTTTCATATTCCTTTAACAGAACTCAAGTCCTCTTTGTTCCTCTGTCATGCCTGCAGAGGGAGCCAACTCCTTTAGCTTTGTCTGTGAAGTTTATCAGCTGAGAGATAATATTTTGCTGTGGTGGTGAATAAATATACAGACACTCTGTGGTATTAAAGTACCATTTTCAAAGTGACTTCTATCAAGATATACCATTTTTATTTCTAGCAATTAAAAAGCACTGTATGTTAGCAAATGTTGTTTCTggcttacacacacaaagttttaATCATAAAAgaggtttctgtgtttgttggagCCCAAATGATTCAAAGCTCTACTGCCTGTCCATTTTCAGCAAGCCATATCTTCAGTGTTGTCCTTCAGTCTAGCTGAAGAACATTCCTTcccaaagacaaacagcagagccCCTGACTCATAGTGCTGTGTTGAGTAGAGAGCAAACCATACTGTTGACATCAGGAGGCCAGTGATGTCATGCTGATGTCAATGCCTCTAATTGTAAATTGCACACATAGCCTTGCTGTTCGCTGTGGtaacatttcagtcagagagAAGACTCTGAAGGGGACACTTTCTCTTGGAAAAGCTGGGAGTAGATTTAGTATGGCTGTAACTGGggatgagacagaaacaggtaTGTTTGCTATCATCTTCTTTGCTGcctaaaagtctttttttttttaaacattcttGTTAAGTTGAAATATTAATTTCTGAATGTCTTAAAATATAGTGAGTGGTAATTAATGTCAGCAATCAGTGTGGGAAAATTCAGTTAATTCAGGAGTATTGGaattaaaaaagttattttgagCTTCATTACATATTTATACATGTTTTTCAGTGACTACACCACCACCATTATAATATCCAACAGTTCCTTAAAATAAGCTGGCTTCTCTGAGTAGCTGATCTCTGATTACAAAAGTAGCAAAGGATCCAACGAAATATTAgcctcattttctctcacagtCAGCTGCAACAAGCttataaagaaagaaacattttcactgGCCCtgcttgtgtgtctttctctctctgtctctctctctctatatctctctctctccctctctctctctctttcacctgctggctctcactctctctctctcccctctgtgaAATGCTTCAGTGCTCTGCCCACTCACAGCACATAGCAGCAGTAGCTGACGTCACTGCTTTTCCTGGAACAGGCCCCCAGCAGCGACATGTAAATGTGAACCAGTGAATACGATGTACATTGACGTCAGCCACTGGCCATGCTGTGATAATATGCAGTTCCCTTTGATTCCAACATATCACAGAATTAATTATTAGTGTATTATAATACGAGGGGCAGTGAGTTCTACTGGCACTGAGCAAACAGTGAACAAAAGAATAAGTAGATAAAAATTTCACCATCTGTAactctgtacttttttttcagtgccaCACATTTGATAAGATCTTATCCTAAGGACCTTTACAACACAATATGTGGTTGATTTAGTTTGGAGGAAGATAACTGTATGTACCCTGGGGAGATAAAAGAAGAGGGAATTAAATGTCGAATTCAGTCACTTATATGCATGATATATgattatatacatttataatttttatttttgtcattattattatctatttacCACAGCCTCATATGCGTTACTTCATTTCACAGCACATTATTTATGAGCATGGGATAGACAAAATCTTTGAAATCTTTAACATCTACTAAAACTAGAGTGAATTTACAATGACTTTCTGAAACATCCTCATGGAACCTTTGAAAATGAGAGCCTCAACtttaatagagaaaaaaagtcatactgaAAGAAGTTATTTAGGCTATGCTAGTTTTACCTGTCTCTAAACACAGTGCaccagatttttttaaatttaatgtaaatgttttctaaGTGGAAATTTGTACGTTATTACCaattattaaaaatttaaataaaacccaTTGCACCTCGCAATCTACCGGCATAGGGATTAGTTGTTACAAATATTTATACTAAGTACAACTATTGCGTAGCTAACTGGCCAAACACATTACCAACGTTAGCTTGCTAATATAAGACCTATTTATATTGATCAGTAAAATTAGTAATAAGATATTGCTGACATATCTATAATATTCTGTTTAATAGAAAGACATAACACAGTATAGTGTAACTCAAATTTCCATAACATTAGCCTAAATTGCCAAAAATAGCATTCATTAAGTTAGCATAATCTGATAATTTTCCTGCTCATTCTCGTTTGAATAGGACTAAAGTCCATACAAGTCCATTCATTTGCAAAGCATTGGCAGTTAAGTTTAATTAAAGTTTAATCTTTAATGAATTGCTTTGCCCCATTAAACTGTAACATAACTTATTTTAAGGCTTGCTGTGACAATAGTGACTTGCTGTATGCACAATTGATAACTTAATGGGAGGGCACAACAGATGTTTCCTAGGAACAAATTCTAACAAATTACTGAAGTCTTTAAAACGTAAGATATTGCTTTAGTTTGACTGGTGCAACCTAGTTTAGGAAATCATTAGTTTGAAAATAGCAACTTTAGTAGTTTCTTAGGAAGAATTTTATACACAAGCTTCTTAATAGATTTGTAATGAGCTTGTTTTGTGTCTCCCCAGGTTCCACAGGTGACTTGACTGCCAGCCAGCTGCATAAACCTAGCTCCAGCCTCCCACAGGGGGTGGCAGGAGCCAGTGCTCATACCCCAATGAAACCTGTCGCAGACGCCTTACAAAAGAGAGAGCTCCGCTTGATGAAGAACAGGTAGAGAGGACCATTCACGCTCATGAGCCTTGACATTAGACCGATAAATGAGCCATACCTATATTAGCAGCAGATATTATCAGCTGATATTGGCTATATTAAATATATTGGTATCAGTGTATATAGTGGCTCGTAATTAAAGTGAAATTTCGGTACAGAATGACAAAAATAAGgagcttatttgctttcttactGCGCGCTACATGAGATGATTGATACCGTTCTCATGTCTACGCTaagtggaggaggaaagggacAGCCAGCATCTGATTAGCTTAATGTAGCGTAACAACTGGAAGTAGGGAATGCACCTACTGTGCCAGGACCTTAAGCTCATTAATGAAGACATTTTACCTTGTTTATTTAAGAACTCTGTTACATTACTTTTTCCAACAGAGTGCACTGACTAACACATTTAAGGGATCCTTACCCAAAAATTTTCTATGTTTGTATAACAAAATGACTATTGGCCAGTTTATTGTTGGAACTCTCAAATGTTAATATCGGTATTGGCCTTGGACACAGCAGTCTGGCTCTATTGGACACCTTCACTGTATACCCTTGGAGACTTCCTTCCAACGTCCTTTCTGCTGTGCCTGCTGTGTAGTACACTAACACCTGGCAAACACCAAGTGCCACTGGATGACAATAGCTGCATGTCATAAAAAGATCCACAAGCCTATCATCACTTTCCTGCATGATTCCACACCATCCAGAGTCTTAAGCTGCTAATTCTTAGGTTGTCTGCCCATTATCTGCTCTGTAACGTATGGTATGTTTGGAGGGAAGAGTGAGTTCGCTGATATGAATTATTAGGACATTGAAAGTAGGTCAGTTGTATGTGGATAGGTCTGATTTGCTGGTCAGCGAAATTGATTACCCGCTGCTTTCAGTGTGATTTCTGCTTGCTGTCTGTGGAAGACTTTGAGCTCAGTTTGCTGTAAACAactttgtgttgctgctgacgCTGACTCCTACTTTTCTCGTTTGCATGTTCCCTGTCCTCCCACATGATGATTTTTACTACGATCAGTCACCACTGAATCATTatgcttgtttattttttggttgttttttggTTCATGACATCCTACTCCTTGGCTTGACTCCATTATGTGAAGTCCAATCCCGAAGGCGTCTAATGTCACAAACATGTTCATAATCATCAAACATTCTGTGCCCACACGAGAAAATCTTTTGTATGCTTTGTAATGGGAGCTCTCTTTCCCCCTCGATGTAAACTGATTTCATGGATAGAATGAGTTCTCTGTTGTATCTGGGAGAAAAGCCAAGATGTTATGGCTTCTTTTTCATGGTAACTGTTGTTGCCTACAGGGAAGCCGCCCGGGAGTGTCGACGAAAGAAGAAGGAATATGTCAAATGCCTTGAAAATCGTGTGGCTGTGCTCgaaaatcaaaacaagactTTGATTGAGGAGCTTAGAACCTTAAAGGACATCTATCGACACAAAGTCGAATGATTCctcaaagagagaggaggaaccACGACTGTGTGGAACTGTGTCGTCTGCTTCTGTGGGGTGTCTTGAGGACTCTGGTTTTGCTTATATagacacacgcacaaacactcacatgaacacacactcacacaaaacacTCCTTGTCCTTGctgttaaatgtgtttacatgatgatgtcagtgtttctggCTCTGAATTACCCAGGCACCACAACCAGGAAAAACATGAACCTTGTTTCAGGTCAGGGTTATTGTCAGGGAGTATTACGAGGAGCTTATGTCCCTTTGCACAGGCAGGCTGCCAGAGCatgcaggaggagaaagaaggaatATGAGGACCAACTGAAGTTACGGGTTGCAATACTGGAGCTGGAGAATCAGAACCTGACAGCCAGGCTGCAGTGCTTCAAAAACCTGAACATCCAAATACCAAACAGTTACTAATGCCTTTATCACCTAAACTGCACTGCATTTTACATTCTACTTTGATTAGTTGTATAATTTGGCTGTATTAATGTACTGTCAGTTGAAAGCCTTTGTGATGGTCTATTTTACTATGGATGTTTGTTAAGGGAAACACTGTCATAAACCAAATGTTCAAGGGAATCTGATCAAATtgcaatgtttgtgttttattttactccACTTCAGAACTTCTGATGCAAGCACACTAACAGGAATTAACACCCACTGCATTTATCACCCACCACCCATCCctcatatttaacatacagtCCCACCAGGATCTGTTGTGCATCTCTACAAGGACTTTTCTGCTTCTGACCTGTGGCATCAATATTTATTTGGGCAGGTTTCCCCTGCATTTTTAGACTTTTGAATACAACTGCATAGTTtggaaaaaatagaaacaaaaacgTGTCTTAATATGAACAGGTGTACATTTagttcacaacaacaacatacatgCGTTTGTGGAAATTGaattaatttactgttttaattCACTTTGCTTAGTCTCGGTATACCTGGCTGAATTTAGAAGTGCATTTATGTaactcatttgttttaatgtcaaaGTTGATGCTGAAATCCAGCTTTTTAACTTCagtgttggttttatttaacACATTAGCTGTTGTCTTGTCATCACCACGTCGTATTTAAAGGTCTtagacagatgtttttaaaaatgtatttgcctCAATAAAGTTCTTACTTGTCTCTctatgttgttttcacacacacacacacacacacacattgttcaCTGTTAACTAGGGTACTGACAGAAAAGAGGGCCTACATGATTAGTGTTTGTAAAGCAAGTCAAAACAAGTGAGTTTATTTGTTAACCTAAATTTGAGAgattaatgaaagaaaaataccaaaGCACTTATACCTTTAATTAATCAAGCAATCACCCAGGTAAAAGTTCCATTATGAGTATTTGATAAAGCTTTCATTGCTGTGCGGAGTCTCAACCTTGGGTTTCTGCTCTGAGAACAATGTGCTGTCCTTCCGTGATAACTCGACTTGATGGCAAGGACTCACTGGAAAAGCAGATCTTCTCCTGACTCATCTTTTGTTGCCTTTTGTAGATGACAGGCATGTTGTGGAAGAGCCACACTGTTTACACAGTTCATGCTggaaaaatgttaatatttaaacaCTGGCATTCTCCTCCAGAATTGGTTGCAGTAAAAGGGAAAGTGTGTAGGTTCTATAGTCAGATATTGGCCAACAAATCCTG
This DNA window, taken from Seriola aureovittata isolate HTS-2021-v1 ecotype China chromosome 20, ASM2101889v1, whole genome shotgun sequence, encodes the following:
- the LOC130160920 gene encoding cAMP-responsive element modulator-like isoform X2; its protein translation is MAVTGDETETGSTGDLTASQLHKPSSSLPQGVAGASAHTPMKPVADALQKRELRLMKNREAARECRRKKKEYVKCLENRVAVLENQNKTLIEELRTLKDIYRHKVE